The following DNA comes from Triticum aestivum cultivar Chinese Spring unplaced genomic scaffold, IWGSC CS RefSeq v2.1 scaffold115, whole genome shotgun sequence.
AGTTGTAATGCAACGCTCATGGTGCTGCTCGCCGGCGGCGAAACTACAACGCAACCTGGGTGGTGGTGCAACCCATCGATCTTGCCTGCGATGGAAGTTGTATTGCAACTCCTGCGGTGCTGCATGCCGGCTGCGGAGCTGCATTGCAACTTGGGTGGTGGTACGACCGACAAATCTCGCCGACGGCTGAGCTGCGATGCAACCTGGGTGGTGGTGCGACCCACAGATCTTGCCGGCGACGGAAGTTGTGATGCAACTCGTGCGGTACTGCACGCAGGCGGGGGAGCTGCAATGCAACCTGGTTGGTGGTTTGACCCACAAATCTCGCCAACGGCGGAGCTGCAATGCAACGCGTGAGCTGATCGACCTGCTGATCTCGTCGGCGAGAGAAGCTTCACTGCAACGGGCTGTTTACTGTGCTGGAGATGCCGTGCTGATCTCACCAGCCATCAGGGGCGAACCTAGCTATATGGCGTGGTTTGGCGAACGCCATACCTAAGCTGCCGTGCAAATACGTATATATACTACTATACTAGTGTATTAGCCTGGCGTATTTTTCAGGTAGTAGGGCGTGCGCGTGCCTCCTATTGGGCTTGGTTACTGCCGATTGAATGACGGGCCGTGCCCATGGGCTGAAGGACACAGACGCACGACTGCTAGGCAGACTACGACTCTACGAGACGAGAATACGAGTCGTTCGTTGCTACTTTCTCGCAAgacggaggcggcgcggcggcgctttAGAGGCTAGGGCACGGCCGCACGGACGCATGGCAGCGGGCAACCGGCAATCAATCACTGGACACCGTGGGCACGAAGGCGGCGACAGGCAAGACGGCGACAGGCTCTGAGATCAGCAAGGCGGCGGCCGCGACTCGTCGAGTCCGCAGGGTTTGCAGATGACACCGCCGAAGAAGAGGATTAAGTATGTAATGAAAGGTATAATTTAGTTGTACTTCTTCGGTTCTTCCCCTTGATCGCATCATTTCAATTGTGTCATGTATGTACTCAGGTTACTTGCTTGAACATTTATTTAATTATTCTACTGGTATTGCTACAACATCCAATTAGTTTCTCTTGTGTTCTCTTATACAGATTTAAAGAGTATTTTTGCCAAAGCCAGTGGCACTAGCACCTCGAGCCCAGCTCCAACTTTGGAAGTAGTCGCTGAACGACAAGAAGAGCCTGCGCATCAAGAGAATGTGCGGATTGAAGTTTCAGCATCTGTTCAAGAGGAAGAGAATGAAGGCGAAAATTATATTGAGAATGAACCAATAGCTAGAGACGGGGGAGAGGGCAAGTTCATTGAGGAGTTGCATCCTGACCACATCCAGCCTGATCCCGGGCTTCGTATTCCAATTAATAATTTTCATCCCAACATTAGAGATGAAGTTAGATTGGCTTATGTGGCAAAGGGTCCAACTCGACCGGTCGGTCATACGTACGAACGTGATCATTTTGACAGGGCCTTTTGTGAAGCATGGTATGAAAAAAATCCTTGGTTGGAATATAGCGTGGAAAAGAATGCAGTCTATtgcttttattgttttcttttcaGACAAGATCCGGTGGATGAAAAATTTGGTCATACTACCTTCACCAAAGATGGCTACAGTACTTGGAAGAATGCATACAAGGCATTTCCTCTTCATGTTGGTGGCCCCAGGAGTATCCACAATCAATCAAGGACAGCATATGAAGATTTTAAAAATCAAAGCTCAAGTCTGAAGCGTAAGGTTACAGTCTATAACAAAGAATCATTAATCAAGTACGAGACCCGTTTGGAAACATCTTTGGGGATTGTAAGTTTTCTTGCATTGCAAGGTGAACCATTTCGTGGACACAATGAATCTGCCCTTTCCTTAAATAAAGGTAATTTTCTAGAGATGCTTGATTGGTACAAAGCAAGAAAGGAGGAAGTGAGAATTGCGTTTGATGAGCTATGCCCAGGAAATGCACAAATGATTTCTTCAAAAATTCAAAAAGCACTTGCCAAAAGTTGTGCAGATGGGGTCCGAAGAGCAATAAAACAAGAGATGGGGGATAATCTTTTTTCGGTTCTTATTGATGAATCTCGTGATATATCAGTAAAAGAACAAATGGCCTTGGTTGTGAGGTAACCCATTGGTTACTTTATTATGTGTTCCGTCTTTTGCCTGGTAATCACCTTTTTTTCTAATTAACTAATTGTATTATTTCTTCTATGCCTTACAGGTATATGAGCAAGGGAGAAGTTATTGAAAGATTTTTGGGTATCAAGCATGTCAAGGAGACAACAGCAGAAGCACTAAAGAAAGCATTGGTTGAGGTTCTTGGTAAGAATGGGCTGCTTATTGCAAATTTACGAGGGCAAGGGTATGATGGAGCATCTAATATGAGGGGAGAATTCAATAGTGTTCAAAAACTTGTCCGAGATGAAAACCCATATGCTTTCTATATGCATTGTTTCGCCCACCGATTGCAGCTAGTAGTTGTTGCTGTCTCAAGATGCTGTTCTTCCATTGAGGATTTCTTTGAATATGTGGCCTTGATTGTGAACGCCGCTGGTTCGTCTTGCAAGAGGAAGGATATATTGCTTGATAAGCAACGCATAAATCTGTTGGCTAAGTTAGAGAGTGGAGAAATTTTCTCAGGAAGAGGGAAAAACCAAGAAACATCATTGGCTAGACCAGGAGATACAAGATGGGGCTCTCATTATAAAACACTAGTTCGTATAGAATCGATGTGGGATGCAGTTATACAAGTGTTAGCTATTGTGCATGAGGATGAGCGTAATCCATCTAGGGCAGGAGGTTTGGTGCAGATAATGGAGTCTTTTAGCTTTGTGTTCATCATGAAGTTGATGTTGCAAATCCTTCGCATTACAAATCAGTTGTCACTTCTCCTCCAACGGAAGGATCAGAATATTGTTCAAGCCATGTCTTTGGTTACAAATGTGAGGTCTTCCTTGGCCAACTTGAGGAACCATGGTTGGGAACCACTCTTTGAAGATGTCAAGATCTTTTGTAATGTTAATGATATTCCGGTTCCAAATATGGATGAAGTTGTACCGAGATTCGGCCGATCAAGAAAAGGAGGGAGAAATAATGT
Coding sequences within:
- the LOC123173440 gene encoding zinc finger MYM-type protein 1-like; this encodes MEGARAAASPSASAGTTMRQVASGDAVEAARGGGFSARKHRIDDEADGSGFRPPVSDSHPVAAHAEQAWWAARTVANAGDATAAAQLPALWAEYQLQTRLSGKLIHDTQHGGKLLPAEVISSDSEDEDLKSIFAKASGTSTSSPAPTLEVVAERQEEPAHQENVRIEVSASVQEEENEGENYIENEPIARDGGEGKFIEELHPDHIQPDPGLRIPINNFHPNIRDEVRLAYVAKGPTRPVGHTYERDHFDRAFCEAWYEKNPWLEYSVEKNAVYCFYCFLFRQDPVDEKFGHTTFTKDGYSTWKNAYKAFPLHVGGPRSIHNQSRTAYEDFKNQSSSLKRKVTVYNKESLIKYETRLETSLGIVSFLALQGEPFRGHNESALSLNKGNFLEMLDWYKARKEEVRIAFDELCPGNAQMISSKIQKALAKSCADGVRRAIKQEMGDNLFSVLIDESRDISVKEQMALVVRYMSKGEVIERFLGIKHVKETTAEALKKALVEVLGKNGLLIANLRGQG